Proteins encoded by one window of Desulfovibrio ferrophilus:
- the purF gene encoding amidophosphoribosyltransferase — MKREFCGLFGIYNNPEAAHMTYLGLYAQQHRGQESAGIVTWDAGKQFIREQKGMGLVADVFNERHLQKELKGDIAVGHVRYSTTGASLIRNAQPFLVSFGDLQLAIAHNGNLSNSAVLRAELEHAGTIFQTTMDTEIIVHLIARHMSKDGMEIEDAVAAACRRVEGAFSLLILANDKLIALKDPNGFRPLAFGRMGESYVFASETCAFDLLEAEFLRPVEPGEMVIIDREGLRSKRYCEPNGRSHCIFELIYFARPDSDVFGQNVYQCRKAMGAALARECPVDADFVMPFPDSGNYASVGYAQESGLPLELCMIRNHYVGRTFIKPSQGERDFSTNMKLNPVRSMVEGKSILVVEDSIVRGTTIRTRIKKLRDLGAREIHMRVSCPPIKYGCYYGIDFPTRSQLIAAQHSVDEIAKMIGIDSLHYLSIEGLLSSVQNPGDFCLACFDGKYPVAPCLGVDKECLEQIKGMKP, encoded by the coding sequence ATGAAACGTGAATTCTGCGGCCTGTTCGGCATCTATAATAATCCCGAAGCCGCGCACATGACTTATCTGGGGCTCTATGCCCAGCAGCATCGAGGTCAGGAAAGTGCCGGTATTGTCACTTGGGACGCGGGCAAGCAATTTATCCGCGAGCAGAAGGGCATGGGCCTTGTGGCCGATGTGTTCAATGAGCGCCACCTCCAGAAGGAACTCAAGGGCGACATTGCCGTGGGGCATGTGCGCTATTCCACTACCGGGGCTTCGCTGATCCGCAATGCCCAACCGTTCCTGGTGAGCTTTGGCGATCTGCAATTGGCCATTGCGCACAACGGCAATCTGTCCAACTCCGCCGTGCTGCGTGCGGAATTGGAACATGCCGGAACCATCTTCCAGACCACCATGGATACCGAGATTATCGTGCACCTTATTGCACGTCACATGTCCAAGGACGGCATGGAGATCGAGGACGCCGTGGCTGCGGCCTGTCGCCGTGTGGAAGGTGCATTCTCGTTGCTCATTCTGGCGAATGACAAGCTCATTGCCCTGAAGGACCCCAACGGTTTCAGACCCTTGGCCTTTGGCCGTATGGGCGAATCCTATGTCTTTGCCAGTGAGACCTGCGCCTTTGATTTGTTGGAAGCCGAATTCCTGCGGCCTGTGGAACCCGGCGAGATGGTGATCATCGACCGTGAGGGCTTGAGAAGCAAGCGCTACTGCGAGCCCAATGGTCGGAGCCATTGTATTTTCGAGCTGATCTATTTCGCCCGTCCGGATTCCGATGTGTTCGGCCAGAATGTCTATCAGTGCCGCAAGGCCATGGGCGCAGCCCTGGCCCGTGAGTGCCCTGTGGATGCCGATTTCGTGATGCCGTTCCCCGACTCGGGAAATTATGCCAGCGTCGGCTACGCCCAGGAATCGGGCCTGCCTCTGGAACTGTGCATGATTCGCAACCACTATGTGGGGCGGACATTCATCAAGCCTTCCCAGGGTGAGCGTGATTTTTCCACCAATATGAAATTGAACCCCGTGCGCAGCATGGTCGAGGGCAAATCCATCCTTGTGGTGGAAGACTCCATCGTGCGTGGTACCACCATCCGTACCCGTATCAAGAAGCTTCGTGACCTTGGTGCCCGCGAGATCCACATGCGTGTGTCCTGCCCGCCCATCAAATATGGTTGCTACTACGGCATTGATTTCCCGACCAGAAGCCAGCTCATCGCTGCCCAGCACAGTGTGGACGAGATTGCCAAGATGATTGGCATCGACAGCCTGCACTACCTGAGCATTGAAGGCTTGCTGTCCTCGGTACAGAACCCCGGTGACTTCTGTCTGGCCTGTTTTGATGGTAAGTATCCTGTCGCGCCTTGCCTTGGTGTTGACAAGGAATGCCTGGAACAGATCAAAGGCATGAAGCCCTAG
- the ricT gene encoding PSP1 domain-containing protein, with amino-acid sequence MSHVLGLKFSDYGQIYYFDSGAFVVCKEDRVIVKTEQGMGLGTVVTVHEECPESVGEEELKSIFRLATEEDLAAETENLKLAREAYSFCRECVRDRELEMKLVDVEVFFDRGKMIFYFTAPGRIDFRELVKDLVKTYRTRIELRQIGVRHETQMLGAVGNCGMVACCRRFMRKFNPVTIKMAKEQNLFLNPTKISGICGRLLCCLSFEEENYQIFYKRCPRIGKRMDTDQGLLKVMRANFFRNSVTAYTDRGEELEFTLDEWEALNPRRFDPNIPRPEPAPSSEPKRPPRRGGRPGSPRDGGRPKLGRGPRPQPEKSPAEGDTQPPADSAPREATPEQAPASKDRSETDGPASERKPRKRKRRRRPRRAKKED; translated from the coding sequence ATGAGCCATGTACTCGGCCTGAAGTTTAGCGACTACGGCCAGATATATTATTTTGATTCCGGTGCCTTCGTTGTTTGCAAGGAGGACCGGGTTATCGTCAAGACGGAACAGGGCATGGGTCTTGGTACGGTGGTTACCGTGCATGAGGAATGTCCTGAAAGCGTCGGAGAAGAGGAGTTGAAGTCCATCTTCAGGCTGGCCACTGAAGAGGACCTTGCCGCAGAGACTGAAAATCTGAAACTGGCCAGGGAAGCATACAGCTTTTGCCGGGAGTGCGTCCGCGATCGCGAGTTGGAAATGAAACTTGTGGATGTGGAGGTCTTTTTCGACCGCGGCAAAATGATCTTTTACTTCACGGCTCCGGGACGGATCGATTTCCGGGAGTTGGTCAAGGATCTGGTCAAGACCTACCGGACTCGTATCGAGCTTCGGCAGATCGGTGTACGCCATGAAACGCAGATGCTGGGAGCTGTGGGCAACTGCGGTATGGTGGCCTGCTGCCGACGGTTCATGCGCAAATTCAACCCCGTGACCATCAAGATGGCCAAGGAACAAAATTTGTTCCTTAACCCCACCAAGATTTCAGGTATTTGTGGACGTCTTTTGTGTTGTCTGTCCTTCGAGGAAGAGAACTATCAGATATTCTACAAGCGTTGCCCGCGGATTGGTAAGCGTATGGATACCGATCAGGGGCTGCTGAAGGTCATGCGCGCAAATTTCTTCCGTAACAGTGTGACTGCATACACCGATCGCGGTGAGGAACTGGAATTTACCCTGGATGAGTGGGAAGCCTTGAATCCCCGACGGTTTGATCCCAATATTCCACGCCCCGAGCCAGCTCCGAGCAGCGAGCCCAAGCGCCCGCCCCGTCGTGGTGGCAGGCCCGGTTCGCCAAGGGATGGGGGCCGTCCCAAGCTTGGACGCGGCCCCAGGCCGCAGCCCGAGAAAAGTCCCGCTGAGGGCGATACCCAGCCTCCTGCTGACTCCGCACCTCGCGAGGCTACGCCCGAGCAGGCGCCTGCGTCCAAGGATCGGAGCGAAACCGATGGCCCTGCCAGCGAGCGCAAACCTCGCAAGCGTAAGCGCCGTCGTCGTCCCAGAAGAGCCAAGAAAGAAGACTAG
- a CDS encoding glycosyltransferase: protein MRILNIDGRYFVRAFQEMGHEVLSVGREKTCDFVLEEVASLRRLVDFLKEREFRPDLVLWADRCQPPSVAGFETLPAPCIGFSIDQYCNPWHSPFSAAFDLMLVAQKDYMGMFQHRDFPRPVEWFPLFCSLSKDVDPGGERDIPVSFVGTLTGSINQTRMDFLTAFKQRHPVFLHQGLYPPVYGRSKIVLNQSAAGEINFRTFEASACGAAVLTEDIANGQAEIFSHGETILTYPRGDAEAAARVARDWLSRPDDLARVADAGRESVVAEHSDRVRAQTIIKHAERLARRHSWQWRFENQGLVRAELSKMFTMLSSDMELPIPQPLRDSYMQMVKMYMSAQ from the coding sequence ATGCGAATTCTGAATATCGACGGCAGGTATTTTGTTCGGGCCTTTCAGGAGATGGGCCATGAGGTGCTCAGTGTTGGCCGCGAGAAGACCTGTGATTTCGTGCTGGAGGAAGTCGCTTCACTCCGGCGTCTCGTTGATTTTCTGAAGGAAAGGGAGTTTCGCCCTGATCTTGTGCTCTGGGCTGATCGTTGCCAACCCCCTTCGGTGGCGGGTTTCGAAACGTTGCCTGCGCCTTGCATCGGTTTCTCCATCGATCAGTACTGTAACCCCTGGCACTCGCCATTTTCGGCGGCCTTTGATCTGATGCTGGTGGCCCAGAAGGATTATATGGGCATGTTCCAGCATCGTGATTTCCCTCGCCCTGTTGAATGGTTTCCGCTGTTCTGTTCTCTGAGCAAGGATGTTGATCCAGGGGGCGAGCGTGATATCCCCGTCTCCTTTGTGGGAACGCTGACTGGTTCCATCAATCAGACGCGCATGGATTTTCTGACAGCCTTCAAGCAGCGTCACCCCGTGTTTCTGCATCAGGGGTTGTATCCGCCCGTGTATGGACGTAGCAAGATAGTACTGAATCAGTCCGCAGCAGGTGAAATCAATTTTCGAACGTTTGAAGCTTCAGCGTGTGGCGCGGCCGTGCTTACGGAGGATATCGCCAATGGACAGGCTGAAATATTCTCTCATGGCGAGACGATATTGACGTATCCGCGCGGGGATGCCGAGGCGGCTGCCCGGGTGGCTCGCGACTGGCTGAGTCGTCCCGATGATTTGGCTCGGGTGGCGGATGCCGGGCGGGAATCGGTGGTGGCCGAGCACAGTGATCGTGTTCGGGCTCAAACGATTATCAAGCATGCCGAGCGGTTGGCGCGCAGGCATTCCTGGCAGTGGCGTTTCGAGAACCAGGGACTTGTCAGGGCCGAGCTGTCCAAAATGTTTACAATGCTGAGCTCGGACATGGAATTGCCTATTCCCCAGCCCCTGCGTGACAGCTATATGCAGATGGTCAAGATGTACATGTCTGCGCAATGA
- the metG gene encoding methionine--tRNA ligase: protein MKRRETLDRFFITTPIYYVNAKPHLGHAYTTIVADSIARYHRLAGHETFFLTGTDEHGDKIVEAAEKAGSTPQEYVDSISEQFRTLWPEMMISNDDFIRTTEERHKKVVCDILQKVYDAGDIYQSEYEGKYCTGCEQFLTDKDLDENGLCPDHKVAPTVIKEKNYFFRMSKYQDWLKQHIQDNPDFIRPERYRNEVLSMLDMGVLEDLCISRPKSRLTWGIELPFDSEYVTYVWFDALINYITALGGPESENFLKFWPSTNHLVAKDILKPHAIFWPTMLKAAGFETYQNLNVHGYWLVQDTKMSKSIGNVIEPLAMKDKYGLDAFRYFLLREMRFGRDASFSERALVGRLNADLANDLGNLFSRVLSMTHKYFGGEVPEMGHRAHAEDVEILNLAMNSFRNYQQLFPRFQFARALEALWELVRGLNKYVDVTAPWALFKNGDTERLSIVMGTLLGLMRKIALHVWPVMPQTAETMLEQLGEAFTPQAVNLAEEADSFGDFIKPGTKLAKASNLFPRVELEEPEAKPQKEPKAKKEKKAQKTPAPAEPGVAEFADFQKLDLRLGTVLSAEPHPDADRLYVVKIDLAEPEPRQVVAGLREHFEPDFLIGRQVVVVANLAPRKLRGVESQGMIMAVKDKDGMQLLTATGSVENGSKVS, encoded by the coding sequence ATGAAAAGGAGAGAGACCTTGGATCGGTTTTTCATCACTACACCTATTTATTACGTCAACGCCAAGCCTCACCTGGGGCATGCTTATACGACGATCGTGGCCGATAGCATTGCGCGGTATCATCGCCTTGCCGGACACGAAACGTTCTTTTTGACCGGTACGGACGAGCACGGCGACAAGATTGTCGAGGCCGCTGAAAAGGCGGGGAGTACCCCGCAGGAGTACGTTGATTCCATCAGCGAGCAATTCCGTACTCTGTGGCCGGAGATGATGATTTCCAACGACGACTTCATTCGGACCACCGAGGAGCGCCACAAGAAGGTCGTCTGTGATATCCTGCAAAAGGTCTATGATGCAGGCGATATCTACCAGAGCGAGTACGAGGGGAAATACTGCACCGGGTGCGAGCAGTTTCTGACTGACAAGGACCTCGACGAGAATGGCTTGTGCCCGGATCACAAGGTTGCCCCCACGGTCATCAAGGAAAAGAACTATTTCTTCCGGATGTCCAAGTATCAGGATTGGCTGAAGCAGCACATTCAGGACAATCCTGACTTCATCCGTCCCGAGCGGTATCGAAACGAGGTTCTGTCCATGCTTGACATGGGCGTGCTGGAGGATCTGTGTATCTCGCGTCCCAAGTCCAGGTTGACCTGGGGAATCGAGCTGCCTTTTGATTCCGAGTACGTGACCTATGTCTGGTTCGATGCGCTGATCAATTACATTACGGCTTTGGGTGGCCCCGAGAGTGAGAATTTTTTAAAATTCTGGCCCAGCACCAACCACTTGGTTGCCAAGGATATCCTGAAGCCTCATGCGATTTTCTGGCCCACGATGCTCAAGGCTGCCGGGTTCGAGACCTATCAGAATCTGAATGTTCACGGCTACTGGCTGGTGCAGGACACCAAGATGTCCAAATCCATCGGTAATGTGATTGAGCCTTTGGCCATGAAGGACAAGTACGGGCTGGACGCCTTCCGTTATTTCCTGCTGCGCGAGATGCGTTTCGGCCGTGATGCCTCGTTCTCGGAGCGGGCGCTGGTTGGGCGGCTGAATGCCGACTTGGCCAACGACCTGGGCAATCTGTTCTCGCGGGTGCTGTCCATGACACACAAGTATTTCGGTGGCGAAGTCCCCGAGATGGGGCATCGAGCTCATGCCGAGGATGTCGAAATTCTGAATCTGGCGATGAACAGCTTCCGCAATTACCAGCAGTTGTTCCCTCGCTTTCAATTCGCCCGGGCTCTGGAGGCGTTGTGGGAGCTGGTGCGCGGTTTGAACAAGTATGTGGACGTCACCGCCCCCTGGGCCTTGTTCAAAAATGGGGATACGGAACGGCTTTCCATTGTCATGGGAACTCTGCTTGGGCTGATGCGCAAGATTGCACTGCATGTCTGGCCGGTGATGCCTCAGACTGCCGAGACCATGCTTGAGCAGTTGGGTGAGGCATTTACCCCTCAGGCCGTGAATCTGGCCGAAGAGGCCGACTCTTTTGGCGATTTCATTAAGCCCGGGACCAAGCTGGCCAAGGCATCGAACCTGTTCCCGCGTGTGGAGCTGGAGGAGCCGGAGGCCAAGCCTCAAAAGGAACCCAAGGCCAAGAAAGAGAAAAAGGCCCAAAAGACTCCTGCTCCGGCTGAGCCCGGTGTCGCTGAGTTTGCGGATTTTCAGAAGCTGGATTTGCGTTTGGGAACCGTGCTCAGTGCCGAGCCGCATCCCGATGCGGATAGGCTGTACGTGGTCAAGATCGATCTGGCTGAACCCGAACCTCGTCAGGTCGTGGCAGGGCTTCGTGAACACTTCGAGCCTGATTTCCTGATCGGACGGCAAGTGGTCGTTGTGGCCAACCTTGCTCCGCGGAAGCTGCGGGGGGTTGAGTCCCAGGGAATGATTATGGCCGTGAAGGATAAAGACGGTATGCAATTGCTGACTGCTACTGGTTCAGTGGAGAACGGCAGTAAAGTTTCATAA
- a CDS encoding KpsF/GutQ family sugar-phosphate isomerase — protein MGPKSRERDWLALARETIDVEAQGLAHVRDRLDDNFVMALEMMANCKGRVVVTGIGKSGLVGRKIAATLSSTGTPSFFLHPVEGAHGDLGMLRPEDVALAISNSGETDELNAILPTIRAAGVRIIALTGCADSTMGRMAEAIIDSGVEREACTLNLAPTASTTATLALGDALAICLIEWKSFKTEDFKRRHPGGALGQRLSLSVADLMHVGNIPVANESTDLGHALDALTQGGLGALALTAEDGLLTGILTDGDVRRALCSGSPDLQAPASAFMTRQPSCAGPQSTAAEVLDLMEEKAITVMPIVDGDGRLTGMIHLHDLLGKGLLKFSG, from the coding sequence ATGGGACCCAAATCCCGGGAACGGGACTGGCTGGCGCTGGCCCGAGAAACCATCGATGTGGAGGCTCAGGGGTTGGCGCATGTTCGCGATCGACTGGATGACAACTTCGTCATGGCCCTGGAGATGATGGCCAACTGCAAAGGGCGGGTTGTTGTCACGGGTATCGGCAAGTCCGGGCTCGTGGGGCGCAAGATCGCGGCAACCCTGTCCAGTACAGGTACACCTTCTTTTTTTCTGCATCCTGTTGAGGGCGCCCATGGCGACCTGGGCATGCTCAGGCCCGAGGATGTGGCTCTGGCCATCTCCAACAGTGGGGAAACCGACGAGTTGAATGCCATCCTTCCCACGATTCGAGCCGCTGGAGTGCGCATTATTGCGCTCACCGGTTGTGCGGATTCGACAATGGGCCGGATGGCAGAGGCGATCATTGATTCGGGAGTGGAGCGCGAGGCCTGCACTCTGAATCTGGCTCCAACGGCCAGCACCACGGCCACTTTGGCTCTTGGTGACGCATTGGCCATCTGCCTGATCGAATGGAAATCCTTCAAGACCGAAGACTTCAAGCGTCGTCATCCCGGTGGAGCTTTGGGCCAACGCCTGAGCCTATCCGTGGCTGATCTGATGCATGTGGGCAATATTCCCGTTGCGAACGAGAGCACCGACCTGGGCCATGCCCTGGATGCTCTTACTCAGGGTGGCCTTGGGGCATTGGCTCTGACTGCTGAAGATGGCTTGCTCACCGGTATCCTGACCGATGGAGATGTCCGCCGTGCCCTGTGCAGTGGTTCTCCTGACCTTCAGGCTCCTGCCTCTGCGTTCATGACCCGGCAGCCTTCCTGTGCAGGTCCACAGTCCACGGCTGCGGAGGTTCTGGATCTGATGGAAGAGAAGGCCATTACCGTGATGCCCATTGTTGACGGTGATGGCAGACTGACGGGCATGATCCATCTGCATGACCTGCTGGGTAAGGGATTGCTCAAATTCTCCGGCTGA
- the carB gene encoding carbamoyl-phosphate synthase large subunit, whose amino-acid sequence MPKRTDLKKIMLIGSGPIVIGQACEFDYSGTQALKALKEEGYEVILVNSNPATIMTDPELADRTYIEPIEPETVARIIARERPDALLPTLGGQTALNTALAVAEMGVLEEYGVELIGASADVIEKAESRELFRQAMDNIGLKVPESRICRNMDDVRQTAQEIPFPIIIRPAFTMGGTGGGVAYNLEDLEEISSKGLAASRTSEVMLERSILGWKEYELEVVRDKNDNCVIICSIENLDPMGVHTGDSITVAPAQTLSDVEYQAMRDAALAIMREIGVETGGSNVQFGVNPEDGELVVIEMNPRVSRSSALASKATGFPIAKLAAKLAVGYTLDEIPNDITRETMASFEPTIDYVVTKIPRLTFEKFPGAEDYLTTAMKSVGEAMAIGRTFKESLQKGLRSLETGMPGLGKDFIKTCLTRDDVLPLLRKPNSQRLYWLRHALHCGMSVEEIFEATSIDPWFLRQIRDIVEMEERLREFSLSESIDPQSEEFVELLREAKEYGFSDRQLASLWKRDEADIRSLRKKAGVEPTYYLVDTCAAEFEAYTPYFYSTYEQGREVEPGEGKKIMILGGGPNRIGQGIEFDYCCVHAAYALKEMGVTSIMVNSNPETVSTDYDTSDRLYFEPLTFEDVLNIIEFEKPDGVVVQFGGQTPLNLAVPLLRAGVPIIGTSPDSIDRAEDRERFQSLLKKLGLRQPANGISMSVEEAVAVAQDIGYPVVVRPSYVLGGRAMQIVYTEDELHSYFRDEVKTAPEHPILIDKFLESAIEVDVDALSDGEDVYVAGIMEHIEEAGIHSGDSACAIPPITLGGLITEEIERQTVALAKELNVIGLMNIQFAIKDGVIYILEVNPRASRTAPFVSKATGVPLPKLATKVMMGEKVKDLDPWSMRKTGHVSVKESVFPFNRFPGVDVLLGPEMRSTGEVMGIDTNFGMAFLKGQLASGQKLPTSGRVFISVNDRDKEGIVDVVQTLSQLGFEILATSGTVDFLAKRGVEAEKVFKVYEGRPHVVDRIKNGDVDLVINTASGGKTVGDSSVIRQNTLLYNVPYTTTVAGARAMAYALRALKTNEPGVKSLQEYYQ is encoded by the coding sequence ATGCCCAAACGCACCGACCTGAAAAAAATTATGCTCATCGGCTCCGGGCCCATTGTCATCGGACAGGCCTGCGAATTTGACTACTCCGGCACCCAGGCGCTCAAAGCGCTCAAGGAAGAGGGGTACGAAGTCATCCTGGTCAACTCCAACCCGGCCACCATCATGACCGATCCCGAGTTGGCTGACAGGACCTACATCGAACCCATCGAGCCCGAGACCGTGGCCCGCATCATTGCCAGAGAACGTCCTGACGCTCTGTTGCCCACCTTGGGTGGGCAGACCGCCTTGAACACGGCCTTGGCCGTGGCGGAAATGGGTGTGCTGGAAGAGTACGGCGTGGAACTGATCGGCGCGTCTGCGGACGTGATCGAAAAGGCAGAATCCCGCGAGCTGTTCCGTCAGGCCATGGACAATATCGGACTCAAGGTGCCCGAGAGCCGAATCTGCCGTAACATGGATGATGTTCGGCAGACTGCACAGGAAATTCCTTTTCCAATCATCATTCGCCCGGCTTTCACCATGGGTGGGACCGGCGGTGGTGTTGCCTACAACCTTGAGGATCTCGAAGAAATTTCCTCCAAGGGACTGGCCGCAAGCCGGACCTCCGAGGTCATGCTCGAGCGTTCCATCCTGGGTTGGAAGGAATACGAACTCGAGGTCGTGCGCGACAAGAATGACAACTGCGTCATCATTTGCTCCATCGAGAACCTGGATCCCATGGGGGTGCATACCGGTGATTCCATCACCGTTGCCCCGGCTCAGACATTGTCTGATGTTGAATATCAGGCCATGCGAGATGCCGCGTTGGCGATCATGCGCGAGATCGGCGTTGAGACGGGCGGGTCCAACGTGCAGTTCGGCGTGAACCCCGAAGACGGTGAACTGGTGGTTATCGAAATGAATCCCCGCGTGTCACGGTCGTCTGCTCTGGCCTCTAAGGCCACAGGGTTCCCCATCGCCAAGCTGGCAGCCAAGCTGGCAGTGGGATACACCCTTGATGAGATTCCCAACGACATCACACGCGAGACCATGGCTTCCTTTGAACCAACCATCGACTATGTGGTGACTAAAATTCCGCGTCTGACCTTTGAGAAGTTCCCCGGAGCTGAGGATTATCTGACCACGGCCATGAAAAGCGTGGGCGAAGCCATGGCTATCGGGCGAACCTTCAAGGAATCCCTGCAAAAGGGGCTCAGGTCACTGGAGACCGGCATGCCGGGTCTGGGCAAGGATTTCATCAAGACCTGCCTGACCCGGGACGACGTTTTGCCTCTGCTTCGCAAGCCCAACTCCCAGCGCCTGTACTGGCTGCGTCATGCCCTGCATTGCGGCATGAGCGTGGAGGAAATCTTTGAGGCCACGTCCATTGATCCCTGGTTCCTGCGCCAGATTCGCGACATCGTGGAAATGGAAGAGAGACTTCGCGAGTTCAGCCTGAGCGAGAGCATTGACCCGCAGAGCGAGGAGTTCGTCGAACTGCTGCGCGAAGCCAAGGAATACGGTTTCTCCGATCGCCAGTTGGCTTCGCTGTGGAAGCGCGACGAGGCGGATATTCGCTCCCTGCGCAAGAAGGCGGGGGTTGAACCTACCTATTATTTGGTGGACACGTGTGCTGCGGAGTTCGAGGCCTATACCCCGTACTTCTACTCCACCTATGAGCAAGGACGTGAAGTCGAACCCGGCGAAGGCAAAAAGATCATGATCCTGGGCGGTGGCCCCAACCGCATCGGTCAGGGCATCGAGTTCGACTACTGCTGCGTGCACGCTGCATATGCGCTCAAGGAAATGGGCGTGACATCGATTATGGTCAACTCCAACCCCGAGACCGTCTCCACGGACTACGACACCTCTGACAGACTGTATTTCGAGCCTCTGACTTTCGAGGATGTGCTGAACATCATCGAGTTCGAGAAACCTGATGGCGTTGTGGTGCAGTTCGGTGGACAGACTCCTCTGAATTTGGCCGTGCCTCTCTTGAGAGCCGGGGTGCCCATCATTGGAACCTCTCCGGACTCCATCGACCGCGCTGAAGACCGTGAACGCTTCCAGTCTCTGCTCAAGAAGCTTGGTCTCAGGCAGCCCGCCAATGGGATCTCCATGAGTGTGGAAGAGGCCGTGGCCGTGGCCCAGGACATCGGTTATCCCGTGGTTGTTCGCCCCAGCTATGTGCTGGGCGGGCGAGCCATGCAGATCGTCTACACCGAGGATGAACTGCATTCCTATTTCCGTGACGAGGTCAAGACTGCTCCCGAGCATCCGATCCTGATCGACAAGTTCCTCGAGAGCGCTATCGAGGTGGACGTGGACGCCCTGTCCGATGGCGAAGATGTTTATGTTGCCGGAATCATGGAGCACATCGAGGAAGCCGGTATCCATTCCGGTGACTCGGCCTGCGCTATTCCGCCCATCACTTTGGGCGGGCTGATTACCGAGGAGATCGAGCGTCAGACCGTAGCCCTTGCCAAGGAACTCAATGTCATCGGCCTGATGAACATCCAGTTCGCCATCAAGGACGGTGTCATCTACATCCTTGAGGTCAACCCGAGGGCGTCGCGTACGGCTCCCTTCGTGTCCAAGGCCACTGGTGTTCCGCTGCCCAAGCTGGCCACCAAGGTCATGATGGGCGAGAAGGTCAAGGATCTGGACCCCTGGAGCATGCGCAAGACCGGGCACGTTTCGGTCAAGGAATCCGTGTTCCCGTTCAACCGCTTCCCCGGTGTGGACGTGCTGCTTGGACCAGAAATGCGCTCCACAGGCGAAGTCATGGGCATTGATACCAATTTTGGTATGGCCTTCCTGAAAGGCCAGTTGGCTTCGGGCCAAAAGCTGCCCACCTCGGGCCGGGTCTTCATCTCCGTGAATGACCGGGACAAGGAAGGCATCGTGGACGTGGTCCAGACGTTGTCCCAACTTGGGTTCGAAATTCTCGCCACCAGTGGTACTGTGGACTTCCTCGCCAAGCGCGGCGTGGAGGCCGAAAAGGTCTTCAAGGTTTACGAAGGCCGTCCACATGTGGTGGACCGTATCAAGAACGGTGATGTGGATCTGGTGATCAATACCGCCTCGGGCGGAAAGACCGTGGGCGATTCCTCGGTCATTCGTCAGAATACGCTCCTGTACAACGTGCCTTACACCACCACGGTGGCCGGAGCCCGTGCCATGGCCTATGCCCTGCGTGCACTCAAGACGAATGAGCCGGGCGTGAAAAGTCTTCAGGAATATTACCAATAG